A region from the Linepithema humile isolate Giens D197 chromosome 1, Lhum_UNIL_v1.0, whole genome shotgun sequence genome encodes:
- the LOC105678062 gene encoding transcription initiation factor TFIID subunit 4 isoform X3 translates to MASAKFLEEALSTDVDESAVNAIVGSLETQLVTSTPTVAGHQASSASVSQQNHQVNSAISNGGTIAAVQPQKHGVSNGGGATTVNSLMTQEVTKSITTSTLLPVNVVTSNTVAPQVITTQQQQPQQQQQQHTQPSGIPAAAYINQVTTNQVSSNQTTHIPSLTKTHEPVKLIYPGQVIATTGVANANNKLTFPTQTVGQLANGALGITTQTVLQTTSNVVSNVGPVSQAGSQTVTAVNKPTGAALVIKTSVAPGGMVSVPMSVPVSVAGNAVSTALQAKAGVTSTIVPSNVQILNVNTMRPATPVTGQQGNKQITSRVVIGQHQLVGTRSGTPAITLQALQGLQPGTQGHLLLKTENGQYQLLRVGPAPTAGTATGTAVTPNSIAGNAVVAAPSPGTTYRLTSVPATVAPTITTSTATPGTVTTAPTTTSAPTATTVQTVQTSAQRQTTDNTKEKCRKFLANLLELSSREPKVVELKVRTLIQELIDTKVEPEEFCDRLEKLLNASPQPCLIGFLKKSLPLLRQSLVTGELVIQGIKPPPANVVFSISAPVVPTITQQTQYRPAVAVAATGPVTATATATTQVRVMTPHPTAVTVAAAAAPSAVVTTSVVPRPAQPVPQRLVRPVTTVVRSPTTAYTVKSTVAVTGIRPTAPVVQKPPIVTTTVVKTVPTTTQAKTVNTTTTVNKAVVPSLVQKPAAKEKEKKTFSSAGYTADDDINDVAAMGGVNLAEESQRILGSTEFVGTQIRSCKDEVFLHMTPLQQRIKQIASRHELEEPNQEVAALISHAVQERLKNLVEKLAVIAEHRIDFIKVDPRYEVTHDVRAQLKFLEDLDRAERKRHEEQERELLLRAAKSRAKTEDPEQAKLKAKAKEMQRAEMEELRQREANVTALQAIGPRKKPRLDTAGSANSPGSTPGANASASGFNRQMPMRPRLKRVNFRDLLFLLEQEKETCRSTTLYKSYLK, encoded by the exons ATGGCGTCAGCTAAGTTTCTGGAGGAAGCTCTGAGCACGGATGTCGACGAATCTGCAGTGAACGCGATAGTGGGCTCCCTCGAGACGCAGCTTGTGACGTCCACGCCGACAGTGGCTGGACATCAAGCGAGTTCCGCATCGGTCAGCCAGCAGAATCATCAAGTGAACAGCGCTATTTCCAACGGGGGCACCATCGCCGCGGTGCAGCCACAGAAACATGGGGTTTCGAACGGCGGCGGTGCGACTACTGTGAATAGTCTGATGACTCAAGAAGTCACAAAGTCCATCACCACAAGCACTCTGCTGCCGGTGAACGTGGTTACCTCGAACACAGTGGCGCCACAGGTAATTACCAcgcaacagcagcaaccacagcagcaacagcagcaacataCACAACCATCAGGGATACCTGCTGCTGCCTATATTAATCAAGTGACCACCAACCAGGTGTCGAGTAATCAAACTACACATATACCAAGCTTGACCAAGACTCATGAACCAGTAAAGCTTATCTATCCCGGGCAAGTTATAGCCACTACAGGGGTGGCGAATGCGAATAATAAGCTTACTTTTCCTACCCAAACTGTTGGTCAGTTAGCAAACGGCGCCTTAGGTATAACTACACAGACGGTACTGCAGACTACGTCGAACGTTGTTTCCAATGTCGGTCCTGTCAGTCAGGCAGGCAGTCAAACAGTGACCGCGGTGAACAAGCCGACAGGTGCAGCCTTAGTGATCAAGACTAGTGTAGCACCCGGTGGTATGGTTTCTGTTCCAATGTCGGTTCCAGTCTCTGTGGCTGGCAATGCAGTTAGTACGGCATTACAAGCTAAGGCTGGAGTTACTTCGACGATAGTACCCAGCAATGTTCAAATTCTTAATGTAAATACAATGCGTCCTGCTACACCAGTTACAGGACAGCAAGGTAATAAGCAAATTACATCGAGAGTGGTGATTGGTCAACATCAATTGGTTGGGACAAGATCAGGGACTCCAGCG ATAACATTACAGGCACTTCAAGGTCTTCAACCTGGTACTCAAGGTCATCTATTATTGAAAACAGAAAATGGGCAATATCAGTTATTGAGAGTGGGTCCAGCTCCAACTGCAGGAACTGCGACTGGTACTGCGGTTACACCGAATAGTATAGCTGGAAATGCAGTAGTTGCTGCACCATCTCCAGGCACTACCTATCGCCTAACTTCAGTTCCGGCT ACTGTTGCTCCTACTATCACTACTTCTACTGCAACTCCAGGAACAGTGACTACAGCACCTACAACTACTTCTGCACCAACGGCTACCACTGTTCAAACAGTTCAAACATCCGCACAG cGTCAAACCACTGATAATACCAAAGAAAAGTGCCGTAAATTTTTAGCAAACCTATTAGAGTTATCTAGTCGAGAGCCTAAAGTAGTAGAGCTTAAAGTCCGAACTTTGATACAAGAACTGATTGATACCAAGGTTGAGCCAGAGGAGTTTTGTGATAGGCTCGAAAAATTACTAAATGCATCACCACAACCATGTCTTATTGGATTCTTGAAAAAAAGCTTGCCGCTTCTGCGACAATCGCTTGTTACGGGGGAGTTAGTCATACAAGGAATAAAGCCTCCTCCAGCCAATGTTGTTTTCTCCATATCTGCGCCCGTTGTTCCAACTATCACGCAG CAGACTCAATACAGACCTGCAGTAGCAGTGGCAGCAACCGGTCCTGTAACAGCAACTGCAACGGCAACGACACAAGTAAGAGTGATGACACCGCATCCAACAGCAGTAACAGTAGCAGCCGCTGCTGCTCCTTCAGCGGTAGTTACTACATCTGTAGTTCCACGACCTGCACAGCCTGTTCCACAGAGATTG GTGCGACCAGTAACGACGGTGGTTCGTAGCCCTACCACAGCATATACTGTAAAATCGACAGTAGCGGTAACTGGAATTCGCCCCACTGCTCCTGTTGTGCAAAAACCACCTATAGTCACAACGACGGTTGTAAAAACAGTCCCGACTACTACGCAAGCTAAAACAGTCAATACAACCACTACTGTTAATAAAGCCGTAGTGCCTTCTCTTGTCCAAAAACCGGCtgcaaaagagaaagaaaagaagacaTTTTCATCAGCAGGATATAC GGCGGATGACGACATAAATGATGTAGCAGCTATGGGTGGTGTTAATCTTGCAGAAGAATCTCAAAGAATACTCGGTTCTACAGAATTTGTCGGTACCCAAATACGATCCTGTAAAGATGAAGTATTTTTGCACATGACACCATTACAACAGAGAATTAAACaaattg CATCCAGACATGAACTGGAAGAGCCCAACCAAGAAGTGGCAGCGCTAATTTCACACGCTGTTCAAGAAAGGTTAAAGAATTTAGTAGAAAAATTAGCAGTCATCGCGGAACATAGAATAGATTTTATAAAG GTTGATCCAAGGTATGAAGTAACACATGACGTAAGagcgcaattaaaatttttggaagATCTAGATAGAGCGGAACGTAAGAGACACGAAGAGCAAGAACGAGAACTGCTTTTACGTGCCGCAAAAAGTCGTGCAAAAACGGAAGATCCAGAACAAGCCAAATTGAAGGCTAAGGCCAAAGag ATGCAACGTGCCGAGATGGAAGAATTAAGACAAAGAGAAGCAAATGTGACAGCTTTACAAGCAATTGGTCCTCGGAAAAAGCCCAGACTCGATACAGCAGGATCAGCTAATAGTCCAGGGAGTACTCCTGGTGCAAACGCGTCAGCAAGTGGATTTAACAGACAAATGCCAATGAGACCACGCCTGAAGAGAGTGAACTTTAGAGATTTGTTATTCCTTCTCGAACAGGAAAAAGAAACATGTAGAAGCACAACACTGTATAAATCGTACTTGAAGTGA
- the LOC105678062 gene encoding transcription initiation factor TFIID subunit 4 isoform X2, producing MASAKFLEEALSTDVDESAVNAIVGSLETQLVTSTPTVAGHQASSASVSQQNHQVNSAISNGGTIAAVQPQKHGVSNGGGATTVNSLMTQEVTKSITTSTLLPVNVVTSNTVAPQVITTQQQQPQQQQQQHTQPSGIPAAAYINQVTTNQVSSNQTTHIPSLTKTHEPVKLIYPGQVIATTGVANANNKLTFPTQTVGQLANGALGITTQTVLQTTSNVVSNVGPVSQAGSQTVTAVNKPTGAALVIKTSVAPGGMVSVPMSVPVSVAGNAVSTALQAKAGVTSTIVPSNVQILNVNTMRPATPVTGQQGNKQITSRVVIGQHQLVGTRSGTPAITLQALQGLQPGTQGHLLLKTENGQYQLLRVGPAPTAGTATGTAVTPNSIAGNAVVAAPSPGTTYRLTSVPAVSRLNTQFTGPPLATLRKSVQTVAPTITTSTATPGTVTTAPTTTSAPTATTVQTVQTSAQRQTTDNTKEKCRKFLANLLELSSREPKVVELKVRTLIQELIDTKVEPEEFCDRLEKLLNASPQPCLIGFLKKSLPLLRQSLVTGELVIQGIKPPPANVVFSISAPVVPTITQTQYRPAVAVAATGPVTATATATTQVRVMTPHPTAVTVAAAAAPSAVVTTSVVPRPAQPVPQRLVRPVTTVVRSPTTAYTVKSTVAVTGIRPTAPVVQKPPIVTTTVVKTVPTTTQAKTVNTTTTVNKAVVPSLVQKPAAKEKEKKTFSSAGYTADDDINDVAAMGGVNLAEESQRILGSTEFVGTQIRSCKDEVFLHMTPLQQRIKQIASRHELEEPNQEVAALISHAVQERLKNLVEKLAVIAEHRIDFIKVDPRYEVTHDVRAQLKFLEDLDRAERKRHEEQERELLLRAAKSRAKTEDPEQAKLKAKAKEMQRAEMEELRQREANVTALQAIGPRKKPRLDTAGSANSPGSTPGANASASGFNRQMPMRPRLKRVNFRDLLFLLEQEKETCRSTTLYKSYLK from the exons ATGGCGTCAGCTAAGTTTCTGGAGGAAGCTCTGAGCACGGATGTCGACGAATCTGCAGTGAACGCGATAGTGGGCTCCCTCGAGACGCAGCTTGTGACGTCCACGCCGACAGTGGCTGGACATCAAGCGAGTTCCGCATCGGTCAGCCAGCAGAATCATCAAGTGAACAGCGCTATTTCCAACGGGGGCACCATCGCCGCGGTGCAGCCACAGAAACATGGGGTTTCGAACGGCGGCGGTGCGACTACTGTGAATAGTCTGATGACTCAAGAAGTCACAAAGTCCATCACCACAAGCACTCTGCTGCCGGTGAACGTGGTTACCTCGAACACAGTGGCGCCACAGGTAATTACCAcgcaacagcagcaaccacagcagcaacagcagcaacataCACAACCATCAGGGATACCTGCTGCTGCCTATATTAATCAAGTGACCACCAACCAGGTGTCGAGTAATCAAACTACACATATACCAAGCTTGACCAAGACTCATGAACCAGTAAAGCTTATCTATCCCGGGCAAGTTATAGCCACTACAGGGGTGGCGAATGCGAATAATAAGCTTACTTTTCCTACCCAAACTGTTGGTCAGTTAGCAAACGGCGCCTTAGGTATAACTACACAGACGGTACTGCAGACTACGTCGAACGTTGTTTCCAATGTCGGTCCTGTCAGTCAGGCAGGCAGTCAAACAGTGACCGCGGTGAACAAGCCGACAGGTGCAGCCTTAGTGATCAAGACTAGTGTAGCACCCGGTGGTATGGTTTCTGTTCCAATGTCGGTTCCAGTCTCTGTGGCTGGCAATGCAGTTAGTACGGCATTACAAGCTAAGGCTGGAGTTACTTCGACGATAGTACCCAGCAATGTTCAAATTCTTAATGTAAATACAATGCGTCCTGCTACACCAGTTACAGGACAGCAAGGTAATAAGCAAATTACATCGAGAGTGGTGATTGGTCAACATCAATTGGTTGGGACAAGATCAGGGACTCCAGCG ATAACATTACAGGCACTTCAAGGTCTTCAACCTGGTACTCAAGGTCATCTATTATTGAAAACAGAAAATGGGCAATATCAGTTATTGAGAGTGGGTCCAGCTCCAACTGCAGGAACTGCGACTGGTACTGCGGTTACACCGAATAGTATAGCTGGAAATGCAGTAGTTGCTGCACCATCTCCAGGCACTACCTATCGCCTAACTTCAGTTCCGGCTGTAAGTAGGCTGAATACTCAGTTCACTGGTCCACCACTCGCCACCCTAAGAAAATCTGTTCAG ACTGTTGCTCCTACTATCACTACTTCTACTGCAACTCCAGGAACAGTGACTACAGCACCTACAACTACTTCTGCACCAACGGCTACCACTGTTCAAACAGTTCAAACATCCGCACAG cGTCAAACCACTGATAATACCAAAGAAAAGTGCCGTAAATTTTTAGCAAACCTATTAGAGTTATCTAGTCGAGAGCCTAAAGTAGTAGAGCTTAAAGTCCGAACTTTGATACAAGAACTGATTGATACCAAGGTTGAGCCAGAGGAGTTTTGTGATAGGCTCGAAAAATTACTAAATGCATCACCACAACCATGTCTTATTGGATTCTTGAAAAAAAGCTTGCCGCTTCTGCGACAATCGCTTGTTACGGGGGAGTTAGTCATACAAGGAATAAAGCCTCCTCCAGCCAATGTTGTTTTCTCCATATCTGCGCCCGTTGTTCCAACTATCACGCAG ACTCAATACAGACCTGCAGTAGCAGTGGCAGCAACCGGTCCTGTAACAGCAACTGCAACGGCAACGACACAAGTAAGAGTGATGACACCGCATCCAACAGCAGTAACAGTAGCAGCCGCTGCTGCTCCTTCAGCGGTAGTTACTACATCTGTAGTTCCACGACCTGCACAGCCTGTTCCACAGAGATTG GTGCGACCAGTAACGACGGTGGTTCGTAGCCCTACCACAGCATATACTGTAAAATCGACAGTAGCGGTAACTGGAATTCGCCCCACTGCTCCTGTTGTGCAAAAACCACCTATAGTCACAACGACGGTTGTAAAAACAGTCCCGACTACTACGCAAGCTAAAACAGTCAATACAACCACTACTGTTAATAAAGCCGTAGTGCCTTCTCTTGTCCAAAAACCGGCtgcaaaagagaaagaaaagaagacaTTTTCATCAGCAGGATATAC GGCGGATGACGACATAAATGATGTAGCAGCTATGGGTGGTGTTAATCTTGCAGAAGAATCTCAAAGAATACTCGGTTCTACAGAATTTGTCGGTACCCAAATACGATCCTGTAAAGATGAAGTATTTTTGCACATGACACCATTACAACAGAGAATTAAACaaattg CATCCAGACATGAACTGGAAGAGCCCAACCAAGAAGTGGCAGCGCTAATTTCACACGCTGTTCAAGAAAGGTTAAAGAATTTAGTAGAAAAATTAGCAGTCATCGCGGAACATAGAATAGATTTTATAAAG GTTGATCCAAGGTATGAAGTAACACATGACGTAAGagcgcaattaaaatttttggaagATCTAGATAGAGCGGAACGTAAGAGACACGAAGAGCAAGAACGAGAACTGCTTTTACGTGCCGCAAAAAGTCGTGCAAAAACGGAAGATCCAGAACAAGCCAAATTGAAGGCTAAGGCCAAAGag ATGCAACGTGCCGAGATGGAAGAATTAAGACAAAGAGAAGCAAATGTGACAGCTTTACAAGCAATTGGTCCTCGGAAAAAGCCCAGACTCGATACAGCAGGATCAGCTAATAGTCCAGGGAGTACTCCTGGTGCAAACGCGTCAGCAAGTGGATTTAACAGACAAATGCCAATGAGACCACGCCTGAAGAGAGTGAACTTTAGAGATTTGTTATTCCTTCTCGAACAGGAAAAAGAAACATGTAGAAGCACAACACTGTATAAATCGTACTTGAAGTGA
- the LOC137000909 gene encoding uncharacterized protein, with the protein MWLESLGINLSSIPNTARICSAHFDEKFFDKTCSITQLKPNALPNRTLAIQQLSSNSTVVEQSTHDKNQISSSNFVAKSNIENPASITNDNIHDTTDHLLEPIVPTESINELPNIFPSQSLISKIDKATMVSPKRIYNSPEKSRLRRRIRFLEAEHAKKMRNVRQKICRYSDQVVTLKGILNKLKNNELLNETQAEMIHLLGGSTDVISTSCNK; encoded by the exons ATGTGGTTAGAAAGTTTgggaataaatttatcatctaTCCCAAATACAGCTCGCATTTGCTCTGCtcattttgatgaaaaattctttgataAGACATGTTCGATAACTCAACTTAAGCCAAATGCATTGCcgaat AGAACACTTGCAATACAACAACTTTCTTCGAATTCTACTGTAGTAGAACAATCTACacatgataaaaatcaaatttcttcttcaaattttgtggcaaaatctaatattgaaaatcctGCCAGTATTACAAACGATAATATACATGATACAACAGATCATTTGTTAGAACCAATAGTTCCAACAGAATCAATCAATGAATTACCAAATATATTTCCat cacaatctttaatatctaaaatagaTAAAGCGACAATGGTATCACCAAAACGCATCTATAATTCTCCAGAAAAATCCAGATTACGAAGAAGAATAAGATTTTTGGAAGCAGAACATGcgaagaaaatgagaaatgtgCGCCAAAAAATATGCCGATACAGCGATCAAGTGGTCACACTCAAAggcattttaaacaaattaaaaaataatgaactgTTAAATGAAACACAAGCCGAAATGATACATCTGCTAGGTGGATCAACCG ACGTCATTTCCACATCCTGCAACAAATGA
- the LOC105678062 gene encoding transcription initiation factor TFIID subunit 4 isoform X1, with the protein MASAKFLEEALSTDVDESAVNAIVGSLETQLVTSTPTVAGHQASSASVSQQNHQVNSAISNGGTIAAVQPQKHGVSNGGGATTVNSLMTQEVTKSITTSTLLPVNVVTSNTVAPQVITTQQQQPQQQQQQHTQPSGIPAAAYINQVTTNQVSSNQTTHIPSLTKTHEPVKLIYPGQVIATTGVANANNKLTFPTQTVGQLANGALGITTQTVLQTTSNVVSNVGPVSQAGSQTVTAVNKPTGAALVIKTSVAPGGMVSVPMSVPVSVAGNAVSTALQAKAGVTSTIVPSNVQILNVNTMRPATPVTGQQGNKQITSRVVIGQHQLVGTRSGTPAITLQALQGLQPGTQGHLLLKTENGQYQLLRVGPAPTAGTATGTAVTPNSIAGNAVVAAPSPGTTYRLTSVPAVSRLNTQFTGPPLATLRKSVQTVAPTITTSTATPGTVTTAPTTTSAPTATTVQTVQTSAQRQTTDNTKEKCRKFLANLLELSSREPKVVELKVRTLIQELIDTKVEPEEFCDRLEKLLNASPQPCLIGFLKKSLPLLRQSLVTGELVIQGIKPPPANVVFSISAPVVPTITQQTQYRPAVAVAATGPVTATATATTQVRVMTPHPTAVTVAAAAAPSAVVTTSVVPRPAQPVPQRLVRPVTTVVRSPTTAYTVKSTVAVTGIRPTAPVVQKPPIVTTTVVKTVPTTTQAKTVNTTTTVNKAVVPSLVQKPAAKEKEKKTFSSAGYTADDDINDVAAMGGVNLAEESQRILGSTEFVGTQIRSCKDEVFLHMTPLQQRIKQIASRHELEEPNQEVAALISHAVQERLKNLVEKLAVIAEHRIDFIKVDPRYEVTHDVRAQLKFLEDLDRAERKRHEEQERELLLRAAKSRAKTEDPEQAKLKAKAKEMQRAEMEELRQREANVTALQAIGPRKKPRLDTAGSANSPGSTPGANASASGFNRQMPMRPRLKRVNFRDLLFLLEQEKETCRSTTLYKSYLK; encoded by the exons ATGGCGTCAGCTAAGTTTCTGGAGGAAGCTCTGAGCACGGATGTCGACGAATCTGCAGTGAACGCGATAGTGGGCTCCCTCGAGACGCAGCTTGTGACGTCCACGCCGACAGTGGCTGGACATCAAGCGAGTTCCGCATCGGTCAGCCAGCAGAATCATCAAGTGAACAGCGCTATTTCCAACGGGGGCACCATCGCCGCGGTGCAGCCACAGAAACATGGGGTTTCGAACGGCGGCGGTGCGACTACTGTGAATAGTCTGATGACTCAAGAAGTCACAAAGTCCATCACCACAAGCACTCTGCTGCCGGTGAACGTGGTTACCTCGAACACAGTGGCGCCACAGGTAATTACCAcgcaacagcagcaaccacagcagcaacagcagcaacataCACAACCATCAGGGATACCTGCTGCTGCCTATATTAATCAAGTGACCACCAACCAGGTGTCGAGTAATCAAACTACACATATACCAAGCTTGACCAAGACTCATGAACCAGTAAAGCTTATCTATCCCGGGCAAGTTATAGCCACTACAGGGGTGGCGAATGCGAATAATAAGCTTACTTTTCCTACCCAAACTGTTGGTCAGTTAGCAAACGGCGCCTTAGGTATAACTACACAGACGGTACTGCAGACTACGTCGAACGTTGTTTCCAATGTCGGTCCTGTCAGTCAGGCAGGCAGTCAAACAGTGACCGCGGTGAACAAGCCGACAGGTGCAGCCTTAGTGATCAAGACTAGTGTAGCACCCGGTGGTATGGTTTCTGTTCCAATGTCGGTTCCAGTCTCTGTGGCTGGCAATGCAGTTAGTACGGCATTACAAGCTAAGGCTGGAGTTACTTCGACGATAGTACCCAGCAATGTTCAAATTCTTAATGTAAATACAATGCGTCCTGCTACACCAGTTACAGGACAGCAAGGTAATAAGCAAATTACATCGAGAGTGGTGATTGGTCAACATCAATTGGTTGGGACAAGATCAGGGACTCCAGCG ATAACATTACAGGCACTTCAAGGTCTTCAACCTGGTACTCAAGGTCATCTATTATTGAAAACAGAAAATGGGCAATATCAGTTATTGAGAGTGGGTCCAGCTCCAACTGCAGGAACTGCGACTGGTACTGCGGTTACACCGAATAGTATAGCTGGAAATGCAGTAGTTGCTGCACCATCTCCAGGCACTACCTATCGCCTAACTTCAGTTCCGGCTGTAAGTAGGCTGAATACTCAGTTCACTGGTCCACCACTCGCCACCCTAAGAAAATCTGTTCAG ACTGTTGCTCCTACTATCACTACTTCTACTGCAACTCCAGGAACAGTGACTACAGCACCTACAACTACTTCTGCACCAACGGCTACCACTGTTCAAACAGTTCAAACATCCGCACAG cGTCAAACCACTGATAATACCAAAGAAAAGTGCCGTAAATTTTTAGCAAACCTATTAGAGTTATCTAGTCGAGAGCCTAAAGTAGTAGAGCTTAAAGTCCGAACTTTGATACAAGAACTGATTGATACCAAGGTTGAGCCAGAGGAGTTTTGTGATAGGCTCGAAAAATTACTAAATGCATCACCACAACCATGTCTTATTGGATTCTTGAAAAAAAGCTTGCCGCTTCTGCGACAATCGCTTGTTACGGGGGAGTTAGTCATACAAGGAATAAAGCCTCCTCCAGCCAATGTTGTTTTCTCCATATCTGCGCCCGTTGTTCCAACTATCACGCAG CAGACTCAATACAGACCTGCAGTAGCAGTGGCAGCAACCGGTCCTGTAACAGCAACTGCAACGGCAACGACACAAGTAAGAGTGATGACACCGCATCCAACAGCAGTAACAGTAGCAGCCGCTGCTGCTCCTTCAGCGGTAGTTACTACATCTGTAGTTCCACGACCTGCACAGCCTGTTCCACAGAGATTG GTGCGACCAGTAACGACGGTGGTTCGTAGCCCTACCACAGCATATACTGTAAAATCGACAGTAGCGGTAACTGGAATTCGCCCCACTGCTCCTGTTGTGCAAAAACCACCTATAGTCACAACGACGGTTGTAAAAACAGTCCCGACTACTACGCAAGCTAAAACAGTCAATACAACCACTACTGTTAATAAAGCCGTAGTGCCTTCTCTTGTCCAAAAACCGGCtgcaaaagagaaagaaaagaagacaTTTTCATCAGCAGGATATAC GGCGGATGACGACATAAATGATGTAGCAGCTATGGGTGGTGTTAATCTTGCAGAAGAATCTCAAAGAATACTCGGTTCTACAGAATTTGTCGGTACCCAAATACGATCCTGTAAAGATGAAGTATTTTTGCACATGACACCATTACAACAGAGAATTAAACaaattg CATCCAGACATGAACTGGAAGAGCCCAACCAAGAAGTGGCAGCGCTAATTTCACACGCTGTTCAAGAAAGGTTAAAGAATTTAGTAGAAAAATTAGCAGTCATCGCGGAACATAGAATAGATTTTATAAAG GTTGATCCAAGGTATGAAGTAACACATGACGTAAGagcgcaattaaaatttttggaagATCTAGATAGAGCGGAACGTAAGAGACACGAAGAGCAAGAACGAGAACTGCTTTTACGTGCCGCAAAAAGTCGTGCAAAAACGGAAGATCCAGAACAAGCCAAATTGAAGGCTAAGGCCAAAGag ATGCAACGTGCCGAGATGGAAGAATTAAGACAAAGAGAAGCAAATGTGACAGCTTTACAAGCAATTGGTCCTCGGAAAAAGCCCAGACTCGATACAGCAGGATCAGCTAATAGTCCAGGGAGTACTCCTGGTGCAAACGCGTCAGCAAGTGGATTTAACAGACAAATGCCAATGAGACCACGCCTGAAGAGAGTGAACTTTAGAGATTTGTTATTCCTTCTCGAACAGGAAAAAGAAACATGTAGAAGCACAACACTGTATAAATCGTACTTGAAGTGA